The Bos indicus x Bos taurus breed Angus x Brahman F1 hybrid chromosome 15, Bos_hybrid_MaternalHap_v2.0, whole genome shotgun sequence genome includes a window with the following:
- the LOC113905032 gene encoding olfactory receptor 502: protein MTGFILLGLTNDPVLRIILFMIILCIYLVTICGNLSTIILIRISSQLHHPMYFFLSHLAVADVGYSSSVTPNMLVNFLVDKNTISYPGCAIQLGSAVFFGSTECILLAAMAYDRFIAICSPLLYSTKMSTQVCVQLLIVAYIGGFFDASSFTISFYFLLFCGPNRVNHFFCDFAPLVELSCSDISIPAVVTSFTAGSIIVVTAVVIAVSYIYILITILKMHSTEGRHKAFSTCTSHLTAVTLFYGTITFIYVMPKSSYSTDQNKVVSVFYMVVIPMLNPLIYSLRNNEIKGALKRACQKNTFLVKSVVL from the coding sequence ATGACAGGATTCATTTTACTGGGCTTAACAAATGATCCAGTCCTTCGAATCATCCTCTTCATGATCATCCTCTGTATCTACCTGGTGACCATATGTGGGAATCTCAGCACAATCATTCTTATCAGAATCTCGTCTCAGCTCCATCatcctatgtattttttcctgagCCACTTGGCTGTTGCTGATGTGGGCTATTCATCTTCTGTTACACCCAATATGCTTGTAAACTTCCTGGTGGATAAAAATACCATCTCCTATCCTGGATGTGCCATCCAGCTTGGTTCAGCTGTTTTCTTCGGGTCAACTGAGTGCATCCTTCTGGCTGCCATGGCATATGATCGCTTCATAGCAATCTGCAGCCCACTGCTTTATTCCACCAAAATGTCCACACAAGTCTGTGTCCAGTTACTCATAGTGGCTTACATAGGTGGTTTTTTTGATGCTTCCtcctttactatttccttctattttttacttttctgtggaCCAAATCGAGTCAATCATTTTTTCTGCGATTTTGCTCCTTTGGTCGAACTCTCCTGTTCTGACATCAGTATCCCTGCAGTTGTCACCTCATTTACAGCTGGCTCCATCATTGTGGTCACAGCAGTTGTTATAGCTGTATCCTACATCTACATCCTCATCACCATCCTGAAGATGCACTCCACCGAGGGGCGCcacaaagccttctccacctgcacgTCCCACCTCACAGCAGTCACTCTGTTCTATGGGACCATCACATTCATTTACGTGATGCCCAAGTCCAGCTACTCAACTGACCAGAACAAGGTGGTGTCTGTGTTCTACATGGTGGTGATCCCCATGTTGAACCCCCTCATCTACAGCCTCAGGAACAATGAGATTAAGGGGGCTCTGAAGAGAGCTTGCCAGAAAAATACTTTCTTAGTGAAGTCTGTTGTTTTGTAG